One Electrophorus electricus isolate fEleEle1 chromosome 13, fEleEle1.pri, whole genome shotgun sequence DNA segment encodes these proteins:
- the kcnk18 gene encoding potassium channel subfamily K member 18, whose translation MSVAVEEGRVRPEDKRRGWRCVWALFPHIFLILSLIGYAVLGAWIFLAIEGRTNANIRGEKEYRKFVRQVVDTVHNHSAHPKERLLDIVGQKILQDYKAVWSQRPQRWHFYGSLFFCCTVFTTVGYGDMYPVTLPGRIACILYAMVGIPLMLLVISDVGDILAKLVFNVYRSVHACWRRSCSHMWSPAGGAEKPQGGARCIYDGTYNTSNQVAIVHDTQLDVSRMVRTQSSVKHKPVQVFDNIEIFDRIVAREKFKRQDQLARSCSCPELNQMAPPPTSYGMWDFTSIGQEMERFNVPFLIILLVIFAYILGWALILPLWETEFSIFDAFYFCFITLTTIGFGDIVPQHPKFFMLTFLFIISGMAIMSMAFKLGQTRIVSCYRRCIGCVSCLSDGKGSKDRVQGQ comes from the exons ATGTCCGTAGCCGTGGAAGAGGGACGAGTGCGCCCGGAGGATAAACGGAGAGGATGGAGATGTGTTTGGGCGCTGTTTCCTCATAtctttctcatcctctctcttaTCGGCTACGCGGTTTTAGGCGCATGGATTTTTCTGGCTATTGAGGGAAGAACCAACGCCAACATcaggggagagaaggagtaCCGAAAGTTTGTGCGCCAAGTCGTGGACACTGTTCACAATCACTCCG CTCATCCCAAGGAACGATTGCTGGACATTGTGGGACAGAAGATCTTACAGGACTACAAAGCCGTGTGGTCACAGAGACCCCAACGCTGGCACTTCTAtggttctctttttttctgctgtacGGTCTTCACAACTGTGG GCTATGGAGACATGTACCCAGTGACTCTGCCTGGTAGGATAGCCTGCATCCTCTATGCCATGGTGGGCATTCCCCTCATGCTGCTGGTCATCTCAGATGTTGGAGACATTCTGGCCAAGTTGGTGTTTAACGTGTACAGGAGCGTGCACGCCTGCTGGCGCCGTTCTTGCTCACACATGTGGAGCCCTGCTGGAGGTGCGGAGAAGCCACAAGGGGGCGCCAGATGCATCTACGACGGCACCTACAACACCTCCAATCAGGTCGCCATAGTGCACGATACTCAGCTGGACGTCAGCCGGATGGTCCGAACCCAGTCGTCTGTGAAGCACAAACCCGTGCAGGTCTTCGACAACATTGAGATCTTTGACCGCATTGTCGCAAGGGAGAAATTCAAGCGGCAGGACCAACTGGCTCGTTCCTGTTCCTGCCCCGAACTCAATCAGATGGCCCCTCCACCCACCAGCTATGGCATGTGGGACTTCACCTCCATTGGCCAGGAGATGGAGCGCTTCAATGTGCCTTTCCTGATCATCCTCCTCGTCATCTTCGCCTACATCCTGGGCTGGGCACTCATCTTGCCGCTTTGGGAGACAGAATTCTCCATTTTCGACGCCTTCTATTTCTGCTTCATCACACTCACCACCATTGGCTTCGGTGACATTGTGCCACAGCACCCAAAGTTTTTCATGCTCaccttcctcttcatcatctcAGGGATGGCCATCATGAGCATGGCCTTCAAGCTGGGCCAGACACGTATCGTCAGCTGCTACCGCCGCTGCATCGGTTGTGTCAGCTGCCTCAGCGATGGGAAAGGGAGCAAAGATAGGGTGCAGGGGCAGTAA